From Chloroflexota bacterium, a single genomic window includes:
- a CDS encoding aminomethyl transferase family protein, producing MTQTLVIDGLKPRRVPINLRQSGNSDARMLISTRIRKSPWWHLSKAAGCWAYTTYNHLYHPRAYIKPEDGGLLEEYRYLTQHVSMWDVAVERQIQVKGPDAADFVNLLITRDVHALLPTMQARYVILCNQHGGLINDPVLLRVADDEFWFSISDSDVLLWAQGVNTNAGYDVEINEIDVAPVQIQGPKSAPLLEKMFGPQVRSIPYYGLLHATLNGHAVTISRTGFSAEIGFEIYLHDAMLHADDVWPYILEQGAEFNLRVIAPSHIRRLEAGILSYGQDMDIENNPYEVRLGWQVDLNKADFIGKDALAKIKAKGVQQRLVGLRVGGEPITWYNEDFYLVKDADSGRDLGYVTSAFWSPNVGSNIALAVMPRTHWKRGARVKVQLPQDGLVDAEVVRVPFVDPTKERPKTVL from the coding sequence GTGACGCAAACCCTGGTGATCGACGGACTCAAGCCGCGTCGGGTGCCGATCAACCTGCGGCAGAGCGGGAACAGCGACGCGCGCATGCTCATTTCGACCCGGATCAGAAAGTCCCCGTGGTGGCACCTGTCGAAGGCCGCCGGGTGCTGGGCCTACACGACCTACAACCACCTGTACCACCCGCGCGCCTACATCAAACCCGAGGACGGCGGGCTGCTCGAGGAATACCGCTACCTTACGCAGCACGTCAGCATGTGGGACGTAGCCGTCGAGCGTCAGATCCAGGTCAAGGGCCCGGACGCCGCCGACTTCGTCAACCTGCTGATCACGCGCGACGTTCACGCCCTGCTGCCCACGATGCAGGCGCGCTACGTGATCCTCTGCAACCAGCACGGCGGCCTCATCAACGACCCGGTGCTGCTGCGGGTCGCCGACGACGAGTTCTGGTTCAGCATCTCCGATTCCGACGTGCTCCTCTGGGCGCAGGGCGTCAACACCAACGCCGGTTATGACGTCGAAATCAACGAGATCGACGTAGCGCCGGTGCAAATCCAGGGGCCCAAGTCGGCACCGCTGTTGGAGAAGATGTTCGGCCCGCAGGTGCGAAGCATTCCGTATTACGGCCTGCTGCACGCAACGCTGAACGGCCATGCGGTGACGATTTCGCGCACCGGCTTCTCCGCCGAGATCGGCTTCGAGATCTATCTGCACGACGCCATGCTCCACGCCGACGACGTCTGGCCGTACATCCTGGAGCAGGGCGCGGAGTTCAACCTGCGCGTCATTGCCCCGAGCCACATCCGGCGCCTGGAGGCCGGCATCCTGTCCTACGGCCAGGACATGGACATCGAAAACAATCCCTACGAGGTGCGGCTCGGCTGGCAGGTGGATCTGAACAAGGCCGACTTCATCGGCAAGGACGCCCTGGCCAAGATCAAAGCGAAGGGCGTGCAGCAGCGGCTGGTGGGTTTGAGGGTCGGGGGCGAGCCGATCACCTGGTATAACGAGGACTTCTACCTGGTCAAGGACGCCGACTCCGGCCGCGACCTAGGCTACGTCACCAGCGCCTTCTGGTCGCCGAACGTCGGGTCCAACATCGCCCTGGCAGTCATGCCGCGCACGCACTGGAAGCGTGGCGCCCGGGTGAAGGTGCAGCTCCCGCAGGATGGTCTCGTGGACGCCGAAGTCGTGCGCGTGCCCTTCGTCGACCCGACTAAGGAGCGGCCCAAGACGGTGCTTTGA
- a CDS encoding peptidylprolyl isomerase, whose product MWRAVLVALVFVGLMVSCGEGSTGSTGSTGSTGSTESADGGPYDAYPAMDNIPKGEPWVIIATNHGRMSFALFHEEAPLAVNNFIFLANEGYFDGVTFHRLIPGFMVQGGDPSGTGTGGPGYSFEIELPQRPYIRGGLAMANKGTPDSNGSQFFIILDDLTAQDRLPPDFTLFGQLKDEHKPSVATLEKIEAVPVAEGSDGEGSVPQEEIKIISVTVGAKFDDGCSATWSAC is encoded by the coding sequence ATGTGGCGGGCAGTTTTGGTCGCGCTGGTGTTCGTGGGCCTGATGGTCTCCTGCGGCGAGGGGTCAACGGGATCGACCGGTTCAACCGGTTCGACCGGTTCGACTGAGTCGGCGGACGGTGGGCCCTACGACGCTTATCCAGCGATGGACAATATTCCCAAGGGCGAGCCTTGGGTGATCATTGCCACCAACCATGGGCGCATGAGCTTCGCGTTGTTCCACGAAGAGGCGCCGCTGGCCGTCAACAACTTCATCTTCCTCGCCAACGAGGGCTACTTCGACGGCGTGACCTTCCATCGCCTGATTCCGGGATTCATGGTGCAAGGTGGCGATCCCAGCGGCACTGGCACGGGCGGGCCGGGGTACAGCTTCGAGATTGAGTTGCCGCAGCGGCCCTACATCCGGGGCGGGCTGGCCATGGCCAACAAGGGCACGCCCGACTCCAACGGTTCCCAATTCTTCATCATCCTGGATGACCTCACGGCGCAAGACCGCCTGCCCCCGGACTTCACGCTCTTCGGCCAGCTCAAGGACGAACACAAGCCGTCGGTCGCTACCTTGGAGAAGATCGAGGCGGTGCCGGTTGCCGAGGGATCCGACGGTGAAGGGTCCGTACCGCAAGAGGAAATCAAGATCATTTCGGTGACCGTCGGGGCGAAGTTCGACGACGGCTGCTCGGCGACCTGGTCCGCCTGCTAG
- a CDS encoding cytochrome c, which yields MARRNRSVVVPLKLRVSVLAAFALVSAFLAACGPDDRGASTSAVVTVPAPPTGQELFAANCAVCHGAEGEGQSNWHIAKDDGTLPAPPLNGDGHTWHHPDGLLYRVVSQGGAQFESPSDPGFKSAMPAFEDRLSHEEIIAVLTFIKSLWGNKVRMDYSIRESQELLSERDPFPPNGE from the coding sequence GTGGCGCGCCGGAATCGCTCGGTCGTCGTGCCGCTGAAGCTCCGCGTGAGCGTTCTTGCCGCATTCGCGCTCGTCTCGGCCTTCCTCGCTGCCTGCGGGCCTGACGATCGCGGAGCTTCAACCAGCGCCGTCGTCACGGTGCCGGCGCCTCCAACGGGTCAAGAGCTCTTCGCGGCAAACTGCGCCGTCTGTCACGGGGCCGAAGGTGAAGGCCAATCCAACTGGCATATCGCCAAGGACGACGGCACCCTGCCGGCGCCGCCGCTCAATGGTGACGGTCATACCTGGCACCACCCGGACGGCCTGCTGTATCGCGTCGTCAGCCAGGGCGGAGCCCAGTTCGAGAGCCCCAGCGACCCCGGCTTCAAGAGCGCCATGCCGGCATTTGAGGACCGCCTCAGCCACGAGGAAATCATCGCCGTGCTGACCTTTATCAAAAGCCTTTGGGGCAACAAAGTACGGATGGACTATTCCATACGCGAGTCACAGGAGTTGCTGAGCGAGCGAGACCCCTTCCCGCCGAACGGCGAATAG
- a CDS encoding ABC transporter substrate-binding protein: MPTSDAEPAATAAAAGDASAQSDTSQEPFVIGALDSLTGVGESYGIPFSRSKLIAVEEINAAGGINGRPLKLIVEDSKCTSADAIIAYQRLTDVEGVKIILGATCSGATLGIAPLAEQEGVVLFSASSTSPDISDAGDYIFRTAINSLKVGADIGNTLWADGARTIGTITEATDYAEGARRSAVTQFEKLGGAVVAAESYPTEATDFRTQLTKLLNANPDAVLVAAQGEVSGGTIIKQVRELGYEGPIYSEVVPTGSNSLDIAGEAATGLKAVVPNPDLETDIGREFLASFNARYGVAPWPWFQGSAYDGVYIAAECLRQTNDDQDAAGFRDCLYSLTWSGAIGDGYSFDANGDVVGVSHVVIEVLPVAERTEENLGFRVLGAPATSSRKTYDAYPPMNLPEGQIWVTIATSLGEMTFELFPDEAPLAVNNFLFLANERFFEGLPFHRLLPGFIVQGGDPTGTGVGGPGYSFEIEPPHRPYIRGGLAMSNKGTPDTNGSQFFIVLDDLTAQGRLAPDYTLFGQLKQDHQPSLDTLAKIEAVPVTDAEFGNETSHPQQQITILRVAVGGDV; the protein is encoded by the coding sequence TTGCCAACCTCAGACGCCGAGCCCGCCGCGACGGCTGCCGCGGCCGGCGACGCATCGGCGCAGTCGGACACCTCGCAGGAGCCCTTCGTGATTGGCGCGTTGGACTCGCTGACGGGCGTGGGGGAGTCCTACGGCATTCCCTTTTCCCGGTCCAAATTGATCGCTGTGGAGGAGATCAACGCCGCCGGCGGCATCAATGGGCGACCGCTCAAGCTCATCGTTGAGGACTCCAAGTGCACGTCCGCGGACGCCATCATCGCCTACCAGCGGCTGACCGACGTGGAAGGCGTCAAGATCATCCTGGGCGCCACGTGCAGCGGGGCCACGCTGGGGATCGCGCCCCTGGCGGAGCAGGAGGGCGTCGTCCTCTTTTCGGCGTCCTCCACCAGCCCCGACATCAGCGACGCCGGCGACTACATCTTCCGCACCGCCATCAACTCGCTGAAGGTCGGCGCCGACATCGGCAACACGCTGTGGGCCGACGGCGCGCGCACCATCGGCACGATCACCGAAGCCACCGACTATGCCGAAGGCGCGCGCCGCTCCGCGGTCACGCAATTCGAAAAGCTGGGCGGCGCGGTGGTCGCGGCGGAGAGCTACCCCACGGAGGCCACCGATTTCCGCACCCAGCTGACCAAGCTGCTGAACGCGAACCCCGACGCTGTCCTAGTCGCCGCGCAAGGCGAGGTCTCCGGCGGCACCATCATCAAGCAAGTCAGGGAGCTGGGCTACGAGGGCCCGATTTACTCCGAGGTGGTTCCCACCGGGTCCAACTCCCTCGACATCGCTGGCGAGGCGGCCACCGGGCTCAAGGCCGTGGTCCCCAACCCCGACCTGGAAACCGACATCGGCCGGGAGTTCCTGGCCAGCTTCAACGCCCGCTACGGCGTCGCCCCCTGGCCCTGGTTCCAGGGCTCGGCCTACGACGGCGTCTACATCGCCGCCGAGTGCCTGCGCCAGACGAATGACGACCAGGACGCCGCCGGCTTTCGGGACTGTCTCTACAGCCTGACCTGGAGCGGAGCCATCGGCGACGGCTACAGCTTCGACGCCAACGGCGACGTGGTCGGCGTGTCCCACGTCGTCATCGAGGTGCTGCCGGTAGCCGAGCGCACGGAGGAGAATCTGGGCTTTCGCGTGCTGGGGGCGCCCGCGACATCCAGCAGAAAGACCTACGACGCCTACCCGCCCATGAACCTACCCGAGGGTCAGATTTGGGTGACGATCGCCACCAGCCTGGGAGAGATGACCTTCGAACTCTTTCCCGACGAGGCGCCGCTGGCGGTCAACAATTTCCTCTTTCTGGCCAACGAGCGTTTTTTCGAAGGCCTGCCGTTCCACCGACTGCTCCCAGGTTTCATCGTGCAGGGCGGTGATCCCACCGGGACGGGCGTGGGCGGCCCAGGCTACAGCTTCGAGATCGAGCCGCCGCACCGGCCGTATATCCGCGGCGGGCTGGCGATGTCCAACAAGGGCACACCCGACACCAACGGATCGCAGTTCTTCATCGTTCTGGACGACCTCACCGCCCAGGGCCGGCTCGCGCCGGACTACACGCTCTTTGGTCAGCTCAAGCAAGATCACCAACCATCGCTCGACACGTTAGCGAAGATCGAGGCGGTGCCGGTGACCGACGCCGAGTTCGGCAACGAGACTTCACATCCGCAGCAACAAATCACGATCTTGCGGGTAGCGGTAGGCGGCGACGTCTAG
- a CDS encoding Gfo/Idh/MocA family oxidoreductase codes for MSGEEGVATEVGRDAGDGIPEIGVGIVGTGFMCQAHVNAFRTLPYMAYPPPARPRLRAVASRSVAGAEAAARRYGFERAHADWREMLADPAVDLIDNCGPNNIHAEVSIAALDAGKHVLCEKPMGRNAAESRRMLDAARNAGGKHMVAFNYRFVPAVRKARMLMEQGALGEIYHFRARYCQDWLADPEFPRVWRLQQALSGSGVLGDLGSHIVDLARFLVGEPTVVNARLKTFVSQRPLPENPDEQGPVDVDDAFVALVEFDNGAIGTLEATRFAVGHRNANMFEINGSKGSLRFNLERLNELEVHLRPDPSNPQPGFRSELITEPEDPFIEWWWPVGHIIGWEHTFVHEIHHLLDAVVNDTDVAPYGATFEDGWRCDVILEAITRSAAEGGVPIEIEYAP; via the coding sequence GTGAGCGGCGAAGAGGGCGTAGCGACCGAGGTCGGCCGCGACGCGGGCGACGGTATCCCCGAAATCGGCGTCGGCATCGTCGGCACCGGCTTCATGTGCCAGGCGCATGTGAATGCCTTTCGCACGCTGCCGTACATGGCCTATCCGCCGCCGGCGCGGCCCAGGTTAAGGGCCGTCGCCTCGCGTTCGGTCGCGGGCGCCGAGGCGGCCGCGCGTCGCTACGGCTTCGAGCGGGCTCATGCCGACTGGCGTGAAATGCTGGCCGATCCCGCGGTCGACCTCATTGATAACTGCGGACCCAACAACATCCACGCCGAGGTGAGCATCGCCGCCCTGGACGCCGGCAAGCACGTGCTGTGCGAGAAGCCCATGGGTCGCAACGCGGCGGAGTCGCGGCGGATGCTGGACGCGGCCCGCAACGCCGGCGGCAAGCACATGGTGGCCTTCAACTACCGCTTCGTGCCCGCCGTGCGCAAGGCGCGCATGCTGATGGAGCAGGGCGCGCTGGGCGAGATCTATCACTTTCGCGCGCGCTACTGCCAGGACTGGCTGGCCGACCCGGAGTTTCCGCGGGTGTGGCGGTTGCAGCAGGCGCTCTCCGGCAGCGGCGTGCTGGGCGACCTCGGCTCGCACATCGTGGACCTCGCGCGGTTCCTCGTCGGTGAGCCGACGGTGGTGAACGCGCGGCTCAAGACGTTCGTCTCGCAGCGACCGCTGCCCGAGAACCCGGATGAGCAAGGTCCGGTAGACGTGGACGACGCCTTCGTCGCGCTGGTCGAGTTCGACAATGGCGCCATCGGGACGCTCGAAGCCACGCGCTTCGCCGTCGGCCACCGCAACGCCAACATGTTCGAGATCAACGGCTCGAAGGGCTCGCTCCGGTTCAACCTGGAACGGCTCAACGAGCTCGAGGTGCACCTACGCCCCGACCCGTCGAACCCCCAGCCGGGATTCCGCAGCGAGCTGATCACCGAGCCCGAGGACCCGTTCATCGAGTGGTGGTGGCCCGTGGGCCATATCATCGGCTGGGAGCACACCTTCGTGCATGAAATCCATCACTTGCTCGACGCCGTCGTCAACGACACCGACGTGGCGCCCTATGGCGCGACGTTCGAGGACGGCTGGCGCTGTGACGTGATCCTGGAAGCCATCACCAGGTCCGCCGCGGAAGGCGGAGTTCCCATCGAGATCGAGTACGCCCCATGA
- a CDS encoding sugar phosphate isomerase/epimerase codes for MRIGVVTVLLRDLPLPDALDYLASIGVQDLEIGCGAYPGNEHCNAQELLANDEKRAEFQEAIVSRGLNLSALAMHGNPIHPNAEIAERHIAEERDAIRLAEKLGVETVVGFSGCPGDHEGAKYPNWVTNAWPTDFPAILEWQWESRVIPYWRESAAFARDHGIHKIALEMHPGFVVFNTETLLRLRDAVGPEIGANLDPSHLFWQGIDVPEAILDIGRAGALHHFHAKDTRIEPTIARKHGVLDTKSLADTADRAWIFRTVGYGHGAEVWRDIVTALRTVNYDGPLSIEHEDALMSPREGLEKAVRFLREIIIEQPTSDAYWA; via the coding sequence ATGAGAATCGGCGTGGTGACGGTTTTGCTGCGCGACCTGCCGCTTCCGGACGCCCTGGACTACCTGGCCTCGATCGGCGTGCAGGACCTGGAAATTGGCTGCGGGGCCTACCCCGGCAACGAGCACTGCAACGCGCAGGAGTTGCTGGCCAACGACGAGAAGCGCGCGGAGTTCCAGGAGGCCATCGTCTCGCGCGGGCTCAATCTGAGCGCGCTGGCCATGCACGGCAATCCCATCCACCCCAACGCGGAAATTGCCGAACGGCATATCGCCGAGGAGCGCGACGCCATTCGGCTGGCCGAGAAGTTGGGCGTCGAGACGGTGGTCGGTTTTTCGGGGTGTCCTGGCGACCACGAGGGCGCGAAATACCCCAACTGGGTCACCAACGCCTGGCCGACGGACTTTCCGGCGATCCTGGAGTGGCAGTGGGAATCCAGGGTGATTCCCTACTGGCGGGAGTCGGCGGCGTTCGCCCGCGACCACGGCATCCACAAGATCGCGCTGGAGATGCACCCGGGATTCGTGGTCTTCAACACCGAGACGCTTCTGCGCCTGCGCGACGCAGTCGGCCCGGAAATCGGCGCCAACCTGGACCCGAGCCACCTGTTCTGGCAGGGCATCGACGTGCCGGAGGCGATTCTGGATATCGGACGCGCGGGCGCGCTGCACCACTTCCACGCCAAGGACACCCGCATCGAACCCACCATCGCGCGAAAGCACGGCGTGCTCGACACCAAGTCGCTGGCCGACACGGCGGACCGTGCTTGGATCTTCCGCACCGTCGGCTACGGCCACGGCGCGGAGGTGTGGCGCGACATCGTGACCGCGCTGCGCACGGTGAACTACGACGGCCCGCTGAGCATCGAGCACGAGGACGCGCTCATGTCGCCGCGCGAGGGTCTGGAGAAAGCGGTCCGCTTCCTGCGCGAGATCATCATCGAGCAGCCCACCAGCGACGCGTACTGGGCCTAG
- a CDS encoding GNAT family N-acetyltransferase — protein MSHEPNDRVELTTERLLLRPFEVGDVDDVLAYASVPELGRFLDLPQPYTRDDAEEYVARRILDDWSDEAMFAIVWERRVVGSIGLHINVRHETAEMGYALAREMWGRGIVPEAGRAVIDWGFERCGLHKVFAETDVTNRQSWRVMEKLGMTREGVLRGRHKARDGHVDFAYYGILREEWQRARGVSA, from the coding sequence ATGAGCCACGAACCTAACGACCGCGTCGAGTTGACCACCGAGCGACTGCTCCTGCGGCCGTTCGAAGTCGGTGACGTCGACGACGTGCTGGCCTACGCCTCGGTTCCCGAGCTTGGGCGCTTCCTCGACCTGCCCCAGCCCTACACGCGCGACGACGCGGAGGAGTACGTGGCGCGTCGGATTCTTGACGATTGGTCCGACGAGGCCATGTTCGCCATCGTCTGGGAGCGACGCGTTGTTGGCAGCATCGGCCTGCATATCAACGTGCGGCATGAGACCGCGGAGATGGGCTACGCATTGGCCCGCGAGATGTGGGGCCGCGGCATCGTGCCGGAGGCCGGGCGGGCCGTCATCGACTGGGGATTCGAGCGATGCGGACTGCACAAGGTCTTCGCGGAGACGGATGTGACGAATCGGCAATCGTGGCGCGTCATGGAGAAGCTGGGCATGACGCGCGAAGGCGTGCTGCGGGGCCGCCACAAGGCGCGGGACGGACATGTGGACTTTGCCTACTACGGCATCCTGCGCGAGGAGTGGCAACGGGCGCGCGGTGTCTCGGCCTAG
- a CDS encoding FAD-dependent oxidoreductase: MPDPTLPQHARAVIVGAGIAGCSVAYHLTQLGWRDIVVVDQGPLFETGGSTSHAPGLVFQINASKTMTSFARHTRDLWTRMELDGVPCAKTVGSLEVAWTPERLADLKRKVGYGLSWGVEAHLLSPAEARGLFPLLSERILGAMFVPSDIQTRATRPAEAMAREAERHGASFHGHVKVTGFRIANGRIAGVHTSRGDIETDLVVSAVGIWAPRLGGLAGVPIPLSPMQHLYAVSTPLPDLAGSTDEISLPIVRHQDKALYFRQVGEALGIGSYLHEPLLVDAEDIREHGHGPIPPAERSFAPEHFERGMAAAREVIPSLTSAGLTRTLNGMFSFTTDGFPVLGESPQLPGFWSAQAVWITHAGGVGKAVAEWIVDGEPTVDLRECDIRRFHTHALSRPYVRERAAQQYREVYDIIHPRQQLASPRDIRLTPFVARQRELDAVFFESAGWERPQWYDANRGLLDSLNVAGAWRTGWEAREWSPAVAAEHAATRQRAALFDLSPFAKFELTGAGALTALQRLATNQMNKPIGSITYTAMLTPRGGIKCDLTVTRLGPERFLVITSGSTGPHDLDWIRSHLPEDGSVRAADISPERCCVGLWGPRARDVLQRVCDDDVSDAGFPYMTAKPITVGGVPSLALRISYVGELGWEIYAPTGQGLALWEALWEAGRPLGLIAAGGGAFDSLRLEKGYRLWGNDIHTEYNPYEAGLGFAVRMRKGDFIGRQALSECRAQGLTRRLCCLTLDDPDRVVMGKEPILDGDRVLGYVTSAGFGHSIGRGIVYGYLPIAHAEAGTKVDVLYFGERLPATVADDPLYDPDGRRMKS; this comes from the coding sequence ATGCCTGACCCCACGCTGCCGCAACACGCCCGGGCCGTAATCGTTGGCGCCGGTATCGCTGGGTGCAGCGTGGCCTATCACCTGACGCAGCTTGGCTGGCGGGACATCGTGGTCGTCGACCAGGGTCCGCTCTTCGAGACCGGCGGATCCACGTCGCACGCGCCGGGACTCGTGTTCCAGATCAACGCCTCCAAGACCATGACCAGCTTCGCGCGGCACACCCGGGACCTGTGGACGCGGATGGAGCTCGACGGTGTGCCCTGTGCCAAGACCGTGGGCAGCCTGGAGGTGGCGTGGACGCCTGAACGGCTGGCCGACCTGAAACGCAAGGTTGGATATGGCTTGAGCTGGGGCGTGGAAGCCCACCTGCTCAGTCCCGCCGAGGCGCGAGGTCTTTTCCCGCTGCTTTCCGAGCGCATCCTCGGCGCCATGTTCGTCCCGTCGGACATCCAGACGCGGGCGACACGGCCAGCGGAGGCGATGGCGCGCGAGGCGGAGCGGCACGGCGCGTCCTTCCATGGCCACGTCAAGGTGACCGGCTTCCGGATCGCCAATGGCCGAATTGCCGGCGTGCATACCTCGCGCGGCGACATCGAGACGGACCTGGTGGTCTCCGCCGTCGGCATCTGGGCGCCGCGGCTCGGTGGACTGGCCGGCGTGCCGATTCCGCTCTCGCCCATGCAGCACCTTTACGCCGTCAGCACGCCACTCCCCGACCTGGCCGGCAGCACCGATGAGATCTCCCTGCCGATCGTGCGCCACCAGGACAAAGCGCTGTATTTCCGCCAGGTGGGTGAGGCCCTGGGCATCGGGTCCTATCTCCACGAACCCCTCCTGGTTGACGCAGAGGACATCCGCGAACACGGGCACGGCCCCATCCCGCCGGCCGAGCGGTCGTTCGCGCCGGAGCACTTCGAGCGCGGGATGGCCGCGGCGCGGGAGGTGATTCCCAGCCTGACGAGCGCGGGCTTGACGCGAACGCTCAACGGCATGTTCTCGTTCACCACCGACGGCTTTCCCGTACTCGGCGAATCGCCCCAACTGCCCGGATTCTGGTCGGCCCAGGCCGTCTGGATTACCCATGCGGGCGGTGTCGGCAAGGCCGTGGCCGAGTGGATCGTCGACGGCGAACCAACGGTCGACCTGCGGGAGTGCGACATCCGGCGCTTCCACACCCACGCGCTGAGTCGTCCCTACGTGCGGGAGCGCGCCGCGCAGCAGTACCGCGAGGTCTACGACATCATTCACCCGCGCCAGCAGCTGGCCAGTCCCCGCGACATCCGCCTGACGCCCTTCGTTGCGCGGCAACGGGAGCTGGACGCCGTGTTCTTCGAGAGCGCCGGTTGGGAACGCCCGCAGTGGTACGACGCCAACCGCGGTCTGCTCGACTCGCTAAACGTCGCCGGCGCATGGCGCACCGGCTGGGAGGCGCGCGAGTGGTCGCCCGCGGTGGCGGCCGAGCATGCGGCCACCCGTCAGCGAGCGGCCCTGTTCGACCTCAGCCCGTTCGCAAAGTTCGAGTTGACCGGCGCCGGCGCGCTCACAGCGTTGCAGCGCCTCGCGACGAACCAGATGAACAAGCCCATCGGGTCGATCACCTACACGGCCATGCTCACGCCACGCGGCGGCATCAAGTGCGATCTCACGGTCACGCGGCTCGGCCCGGAGCGGTTTCTGGTGATCACCTCCGGTTCCACTGGACCGCACGACCTGGACTGGATCCGCTCGCATCTGCCGGAGGACGGCTCGGTGCGCGCGGCCGACATTTCGCCAGAGCGATGCTGCGTCGGGCTGTGGGGACCGAGGGCCAGAGACGTGCTCCAGCGCGTCTGCGACGACGACGTGAGCGACGCCGGGTTTCCCTACATGACCGCCAAGCCGATAACCGTGGGCGGGGTTCCGTCGCTGGCGCTGCGCATCTCATACGTGGGTGAGCTTGGGTGGGAAATCTACGCGCCCACCGGGCAGGGCCTCGCGCTGTGGGAGGCGCTCTGGGAGGCGGGCCGGCCGCTGGGCCTGATTGCGGCGGGCGGCGGCGCGTTCGACTCGCTGCGGCTGGAGAAGGGCTATCGGCTGTGGGGCAATGACATCCATACGGAGTACAACCCCTACGAGGCGGGCCTGGGGTTCGCGGTGCGAATGCGTAAGGGCGACTTCATCGGCAGGCAGGCGCTCAGCGAATGTCGAGCGCAGGGTCTGACGCGAAGGCTGTGCTGCCTGACGCTCGACGACCCCGACCGCGTGGTCATGGGCAAGGAGCCCATCCTGGACGGCGATCGCGTGCTTGGCTACGTGACCAGCGCAGGCTTCGGCCACTCCATCGGCCGTGGCATCGTGTACGGCTATCTCCCCATCGCGCATGCCGAGGCGGGAACCAAGGTGGATGTCCTGTACTTTGGCGAGCGGCTGCCGGCGACGGTGGCGGACGATCCGCTCTACGATCCGGACGGCAGGCGGATGAAGTCGTGA
- a CDS encoding cytochrome c, with amino-acid sequence MTILVLVAAMVLIVAGGCGDAEEPPNASGASPVATTKAAEVVATATAQPALSETALAGEMLFNANCALCHGQSAAGTTQGPTLIDRIYHPGHHSDFSFRRAVAQGVRQHHWTFGDMLPVATVTADEVEQIICYVRELQREAGIFDGDTFETVC; translated from the coding sequence ATGACGATCCTCGTGCTCGTCGCGGCAATGGTGCTGATCGTGGCCGGCGGGTGTGGTGACGCGGAAGAGCCGCCGAATGCTTCCGGAGCATCGCCGGTCGCGACCACCAAAGCCGCCGAAGTCGTGGCCACCGCGACCGCGCAGCCCGCCTTGTCCGAGACAGCCCTCGCGGGCGAGATGCTGTTCAACGCGAATTGCGCCCTCTGTCACGGCCAAAGCGCCGCGGGCACCACGCAGGGCCCGACGCTTATCGACCGGATCTACCATCCGGGCCATCACTCGGACTTCAGCTTCCGCCGCGCGGTGGCTCAAGGAGTCCGCCAACACCACTGGACCTTCGGCGACATGCTTCCGGTCGCGACGGTCACAGCGGACGAGGTCGAGCAGATCATCTGCTATGTCCGGGAACTCCAGCGTGAGGCCGGCATATTCGACGGCGACACCTTCGAGACCGTGTGCTGA
- a CDS encoding phytanoyl-CoA dioxygenase family protein, whose translation MDANCLAHALTAEEHEAFERDGYLRVEGALSREHAAELVDIVDRLHRDGRLVAPATYAGVTNRVQHLNAVGLDPAFVDLIDHPTTFPKVWGILGWNIFLLNTHLMLTPPEPREGPRGPGGWHQDNGRRTLDMPELEIPARLSLKVGYFLTDVSKPDMGNFWVVPGSHRRRSIEVSPGAGGLVPGAEPVLLRAGDALIFDARVWHSGSPNYSETTRKVLFFAYAYRWLHTDNVLPPGHEARGIADPIRRQLLDIIGTPAGRMETTDETVPLRAWLTEHQPELAARYEY comes from the coding sequence GTGGACGCCAACTGCCTCGCGCACGCGCTGACTGCGGAAGAACACGAGGCCTTCGAGCGCGACGGGTATCTGCGCGTCGAAGGCGCGCTGAGCCGCGAGCACGCAGCCGAGCTCGTCGACATCGTCGACCGTCTCCACCGTGACGGTCGGCTCGTAGCCCCGGCGACCTATGCCGGCGTCACCAACCGGGTGCAGCACTTGAATGCGGTTGGGCTCGATCCGGCATTCGTGGACCTCATTGACCACCCGACGACATTCCCCAAGGTGTGGGGAATCTTGGGCTGGAACATCTTCCTGCTCAACACCCACCTCATGCTCACGCCGCCGGAGCCGCGCGAGGGGCCGCGAGGACCCGGGGGCTGGCACCAAGACAACGGCCGCCGCACGCTCGACATGCCCGAGCTCGAGATCCCGGCGCGGCTGTCGTTGAAAGTCGGCTACTTCCTCACCGATGTCAGCAAACCGGACATGGGCAACTTCTGGGTGGTACCGGGGAGTCACCGGCGACGGAGCATCGAGGTCAGTCCGGGAGCCGGCGGTCTCGTTCCAGGGGCGGAGCCGGTGCTCCTGCGCGCCGGTGACGCGTTGATCTTCGACGCCCGCGTATGGCACAGCGGCAGTCCCAACTACTCGGAGACCACGCGCAAGGTGCTGTTCTTCGCCTATGCCTACCGCTGGTTGCACACGGACAACGTGCTGCCGCCGGGGCACGAAGCACGAGGCATCGCGGACCCGATCCGCCGGCAGCTTCTTGACATAATCGGCACGCCCGCCGGCCGCATGGAGACTACCGACGAAACCGTTCCCCTCCGAGCCTGGCTCACCGAACATCAGCCGGAGCTAGCCGCGCGATATGAATACTAG